A single window of Cryptococcus neoformans var. neoformans JEC21 chromosome 3 sequence DNA harbors:
- a CDS encoding protein-Golgi retention-related protein, putative — MDEAKLLSDALANVKVQTVQLKRCLDQDEIMEALKAASSMLAELRTSSLSPKQYYELYMSVFDSLRFLSNYLYEAHTEGKHHLADLYELVQYAGNIVPRLYLMITVGSVYMSVPDAPVKEIMKDMLEMSRGVQHPTRGLFLRHYLSGQTRDFLPVGNSDGPGGNLQDSIGFVLTNFIEMNKLWVRLQHQGHSREREKREMERRDLRILVGTNLVRLSQLDGVDLDMYRKIILPSVLEQVVNCRDVIAQEYLMEVVIQVFTDDFHLHTLTPFLGACAQLHPRVNIKGIVIALIDRLAAYAVREAESEDPEEKRRDEEEAARRLAEKVKGARGKGKNVEEGEKNAPSPVAKPAEADVWGATTDTTSTTPVTENLSGESSKSPVEGEKLGESPAPTPAQMEKEETAKKFRGIPEDVKLFEVFWQQVVELIKARPDLSIMDITALCVSLTNLSLSCYPDRLEYVDQVLSFTHGKVHDYSQNPDLHSSQTVSNLLALLLAPISSYVSILTLLAIPSYLPLLSVQPYSTRLSIGQAVVSSVLKNNTHIETSDDVTGVLGLCAVLVKDQKDHTIGGGAPQRRGQAIDWREMAEEQGWVARMVHLFRADDLGVQFELLQTARRHFTEGGERIRFTFPPLIASSIQLARRFKTRESVEDEWETRVSALFKFIHQLISILYHKVEAPETCLRLFLLAAQVADDCRLEELTYEFFVQAFVIYEESISESRAQLQAITGIISSLQTSRVFGTDNYDTLITKAALHGSRLLKKSHQATTVLYASHMWWQGDVPGREKNDKPPFRDGKRVLECLQKSLRIASSCIDEITSVQLYVDALDRYVYYFEQGVEAVTPKYVNSLVELITSNIDSVNSGGDVHPSSAGGGLVEGVSGGDMIIKHFRNTLLYIRGRQRQAQTDVVDQGDEREGGEEKKKVDWESVDVAGGCLKMGLTH, encoded by the exons ATGGACGAAGCCAAGCTTCTTTCAGATGCCTTGGCAAATGTCAAGGTTCAAACTGTACAGCTCAAGAGATGCCTCGACCAAGACGAAATAATGGAAGCTCTCAAGGCCGCCTCTTCGATGCTTGCTGAACTTCGaacatcatcattatcGCCAAAACAATATTATGAACTGTACATGTCTGTATTCGACAGTCTGAGGTTTCTGAGCAACTACTTATATGAGGCCCACACCGAGGGGAAACACCATCTGGCTGATCTTTACGAGCTGGTCCA ATATGCAGGTAATATTGTACCACGGCTGTATTTGATGATTACTGTCGGGTCTGTTTACATGTCCGTGCCAGATGCTCCCGTCAAAGAAATCATGAAGGACATGCTCGAGATGTCCCGAGGTGTACAGCACCCCACTCGAGGTTTGTTTCTTCGACACTATCTCTCTGGTCAGACCAGAGACTTCTTGCCTGTCGGCAATAGTGATGG TCCTGGCGGCAATCTTCAGGATTCTATTGGTTTTGTTCTCACAAACTTTATCGAGATGAACAAGCTTTGGGTGCGACTTCAACACCAAGGTCATTCTCGTGAACGCGAGAAGCGCGAGATGGAACGTCGGGATCTTCGAATCCTTGTCGGCACCAACCTCGTCCGTCTATCCCAGTTAGATGGCGTTGACTTGGACATGTACCGCAAGATCATACTTCCATCGGTCCTCGAACAAGTTGTCAACTGTCGTGATGTTATCGCGCAAGAGTACTTGATGGAAGTCGTCATACAGGTATTTACAGACgacttccatctccacacACTCACACCTTTCCTTGGCGCTTGCGCCCAATTGCACCCACGAGTTAATATCAAGGGTATTGTCATTGCTCTGATAGACAGACTTGCTGCATACGCAGTGAGGGAGGCAGAGAGCGAAGATcccgaggagaagaggagagacgaagaagaagctgcaaGAAGGTTGGCAGAAAAAGTCAAAGGCGCtagaggaaagggaaagaacgtggaggagggcgagaagaaTGCACCTTCTCCGGTGGCGAAGCCTGCTGAAGCAGATGTGTGGGGAGCTACAACTGACACAACCTCTACAACTCCTGTCACTGAAAATTTAAGCGGGGAATCATCCAAGAGTCCCgtagaaggagagaaattAGGTGAATCACCTGCCCCGACTCCTGCacagatggagaaggaagaaaccGCGAAGAAATTCAGAGGAATTCCTGAAGATGTCAAGCTTTTCGAAGTTTTCTGGCAACAAGTAGTCGAACTTATCAAG GCTCGACCAGACTTGTCTATCATGGACATCACCGCTCTCTGTGTCTCGTTGACAAACCTTTCTTTGAGTTGTTACCCTGATCGGCTTGAATATGTCGATCAGGTCTTGTCTTTTACTCACGGAAAAGTACACGATTACTCTCAAAA CCCCGATCTGcactcttctcaaactgTCTCAAATCTCCTTGCACTCCTTCTCGCACCAATCAGCTCATACGTATCTATTCTCACTTTACTCGCCATCCCCTCATATCTTCCACTTTTGTCAGTACAGCCGTATTCCACCCGTCTATCCATTGGTCAAGCGGTGGTCTCCTCCGTGCTTAAGAACAATACGCACATTGAAACCTCTGACGATGTCACCGGTGTGCTTGGTCTTTGCGCTGTACTTGtcaaagaccagaaagaTCATACTATTGGCGGCGGCGCACCGCAGAGAAGAGGTCAGGCAATCGACTGGAGAGAAATGGCGGAAGAGCAGGGATGGGTCGCAAGGATGGTGCATCTCTTTAGGGCCGATGATCTTGGTGTCCAATTTGAATTGCTGCAGACAGCGAGGAGACATTTCACTGAAGGCGGTGAGAGAATACGGTTCACTTTCCCGCCCTTGATTGCCTCTAGTATTCAACTCGCTAGACGCTTCAAGACGAGGGAAAGCGTCGAGGACGAATGGGAAACCAGGGTATCGGCCTTGTTCAAATTTATACACCAGCTCATTTCCATCTTGTATCACAAGGTTGAAGCTCCGGAGACATGCTTgcgtctcttccttctcgctGCTCAAGTCGCTGACGACTGTCGCCTTGAGGAACTTACCTACGAATTTTTTGTCCAAGCATTTGTCATTTATGAGGAGTCCATATCTGAATCTCGAGCACAGCTACAAGCTATTACCGGTATTATCTCGTCTTTGCAAACAAGTAGAGTGTTCGGAACAGATAATTACGATACTTTGATAACCAAGGCCGCATTGCATGGGAGCAGGCTTCTCAAGAAAAGCCACCAGGCTACAACAGTGCTTTATGCGAGTCACATGTGGTGGCAAGGAGATGTTCCTGGACGGGAGAAGAATGACAAG CCGCCGTTCCGGGACGGCAAGCGAGTTCTCGAATGTCTTCAAAAGTCTCTCCGTATCGCTTCATCTTGCATCGATGAAATCACCTCTGTACAGCTGTACGTTGATGCCCTTGATCGATATGTCTATTATTTCGAGCAGGGAGTGGAAGCTGTCACGCCCAAATACGTCAATTCTCTGGTGGAGCTTATCACCTCGAATATCGATTCGGTGAATAGTGGCGGAGACGTGCATCCCAGCTCAGCCGGTGGAGGACTAGTGGAAGGTGTCAGTGGCGGGGATATGATCATCAAG CACTTCCGAAATACATTATTATACATTCGAGGCCGACAGCGACAGGCTCAAACAGACGTTGTTGATCAGGGAGATGAACGAGAAGggggggaagagaagaagaaggttgatTGGGAAAGCGTGGACGTAGCGGGGGGTTGCTTGAAGATGGGCCTTACGCACTAA
- a CDS encoding tetracycline efflux protein, putative — MDAKRLASHSSTMTLVNLSDNHDPQSGPATAGAKDNNDSSFFPSISRTSDMADYSIAPSPTSPSEVQAPTQNAPLVRASTSGSYHAKNALRRMTTHETGEFVEDQDGKAEDDGLHTHDEEHEHGHEEGDQEHLEQSHKTLRSEKGKEDNREQGKDEEAEIEGKKSGQKKTFELQDQTNLLPTKQVIFVFVGLTCALFCSLLDQTIVTTALPTLGQVFGRADISPWVGTAYLLTSTATQPVYGRLSDIFGRKFTLLGCLFIFLMGSLACALAQTMIQLIIFRAIQGLGGGGILTLAMIIISDVVSLKERGKYQGITGCVVALANSCGPIVGGAFTENASWRWCFYINLPLTSISMIIIVFLLPLRRVRGSMVAKIKKLDFYGSILTLAWAAPFLIALSWAGSQYAWDSAAVLVPLLVGLALLGLFIFVEAKVVSLPLVPMHIFKNASVSACFFTTFMNGLSFYATLYYLPQYFQIVRGASAIRSGVLTLPLMLVQTVTSFTSGIIQSKTGDYWWNLVVGYTIWTIGLGLISSITSTTSIAKLSGYQIIVGIGAGQTFQTSLVAIQAGVERKDMATATGLRNFLRQLGGTIALAACNSIVNNCVRRNLSGVLPGTAYKAILEDPTRATSLGLSASELSAVTDAYARGINEVFWFCAPCVGICIPITIFLIKKVTLNRSDDAVKKAEAKAWVESKKAKRAKKRKGSEETVVDSGASTMVSGEEKKRDGRRIGKEQ; from the exons ATGGACGCAAAACGGCTCGCGTCCCATTCCTCCACAATGACCCTCGTCAATCTCTCTGATAATCACGATCCACAGTCAGGCCCAGCTACAGCGGGCGCGAAAGACAACAATgactcctctttcttcccctcgatATCTCGCACTTCGGACATGGCCGATTACTCTAtcgctccttctccaacttccCCGTCAGAAGTGCAGGCTCCCACACAAAATGCCCCATTAGTAAGAGCATCAACAAGCGGAAGCTATCATGCAAAAAATGCACTGAGACGAATGACCACGCATGAAACAGGCGAGTTTGTGGAGGatcaagatggaaaagcGGAGGATGACGGGCTGCATACTCACGATGAAGAGCATGAGCATGGACATGAAGAGGGTGATCAGGAGCATTTAGAACAAAGTCACAAGACTCTTCGTTCGGAAAAAGGTAAAGAAGACAATCGGGAGCAagggaaggatgaagaagccgaaATAGAGGGTAAAAAGTCggggcagaagaagacgttTGAGCTACAAGATCAGACGAATCTGTTGCCAACCAAGCAAGTTATATTTGTCTTTGTCGGACTAACTTGTGCTTTGTTTTGCTCTTTACTGGATCAAACCAT CGTGACCACTGCTTTACCGACTTTGGGACAAGTATTTGGAAGGGCAGACATTAGTCCATGGGTTGGGACGGCCTATCTATTGACTTCGACG GCAACTCAACCGGTCTATGGAAGATTATCAGATATCTTTGGCCGAAAGTTCACCCTTTTGGGCTGTTTATTCATATTCCTGATGGGCTCTCTAGCTTGTGCCCTTGCCCAG ACCATGATCCAACTGATAATATTTCGCGCAATACAAGGCttgggaggtggtggaatATTGACGCTGGCAATGATCATCA TTTCCGATGTGGTTTCCTTGAAAGAAAGGGGAAAGTATCAAGGTATCACTGGATGCGTGGTTGCGCTTGCCAACTCTTGCGGTCCCATAGTTGGCGGAGCATTCACGGAAAACGCCTcttggagatggtgtttT TATATAAATCTTCCCCTGACATCAATCTCgatgatcatcatcgtcttccttctcccactgCGTCGCGTTCGCGGCTCAATGGTCGCCAAGATTAAGAAACTCGATTTCTACGGATCTATTCTCACGCTCGCGTGGGCCGCACCGTTCCTCATTGCGTTGTCTTGGGCGGGAAGTCAGTACGCATGGGACAGCGCGGCGGTATTGGTCCCGCTGCTTGTGGGTCTGGCATTGTTGGGGCTGTTCATATTTGTGGAGGCCAAGGTGGTGAGTCTGCCACTTGTCCCGATGCACATCTTCAAGAATGCTTCGGTGTCGGCATGCTTCTTTACCACGTTTATGAATGGATTGAGCTTTTACGCCACGCTGTAT TACCTTCCGCAATACTTTCAGATTGTCCGAGGGGCGTCTGCAATCAGGTCGGGTGTTTTGACCCTACCGCTCATGCTGGTTCAAACAGTCACCTCATTCACCAGTGGTATAATCCAATCCAAAACGGGTGACTACTGGTGGAACCTCGTTGTAGGGTACACCATCTGGACGATCGGTCTCGGTCTGATATCGTCCATTACTTCTACGACGAGTATTGCCAAACTGTCGGGTTACCAGATTATTGTCGGCATCGGTGCCGGTCAGACCTTCCAGACGAGTTTGGTGGCTATCCAAGCGGGtgtggagaggaaagacaTGGCAACTGCGACGGGTCTTCGAAATTTTCTTCGACAGTTGGGTGGGACAATTGCGCTCGCGGCGTGCAACTCGATTGTGAATAATTGTGTGAGACGGAACCTTTCTGGGGTTTTGCCGGGGACGGCGTACAAGGCGATTCTGGAAGATCCTACTCGGGCGACGAGCTTGGGTCTGTCTGCGTCAGAATTGAGTGCTGTGACGGATGCCTATG CGCGGGGCATCAATGAAGTCTTTTGGTTTTGTGCGCCCTGCGTGGGGATTTGTATACCGATAACGATCTTCTTAATTAAAAAAGTGACGTTGAACCGGAGCGACGACGCTGTGAAAAAGGCCGAGGCAAAGGCGTGGGTGGAGAGTAAAAAAGCGAAACgggcaaagaagagaaagggaagtgAGGAGACGGTGGTGGACAGTGGAGCATCGACAATGGTATCaggggaagaaaaaaagcgTGATGGACGACGGATAGGAAAAGAGCAGTGA
- a CDS encoding transcriptional elongation regulator, putative: MSSTGWEIRFSNSRQIPYFYNSERSISTWEPPSELSAEQIQQLPGAAKYMNVQLAQPAGGKEGQVRASHILAKHAGSRRPASWRNDKITITSDEAQAIIEQHIAYLQSLPPADLPKEFAKIASTESDCSSARKGGDLGWFGRGQMQKPFEDATFNTPVGQLSGIVKTDSGIHVILRTG, from the exons ATGTCATCAACCGGTTGGGAGATTCGTTTCTCCAATTCTCGTCAAATCCCCTACTTCTACAACTCGGAACGTAGCATCTCCACTTGGGAACCCCCTTCTGAACTCAGCGCAGAGCAAATTCAGCAATTGCCTGGCGCGGCCAAGTATATGAATGTACAGTTGGCTCAACCTGCaggtggcaaggaaggtCAGGTGAGGGCCAGTCATATCCTGGCAAAGCATGCTGGAAGCAGGAGGCCCGCTTCATGGAGAAAT GATAAGATCACAATCACTTCCGACGAGGCTCAAGCTATTATCGAACAGCACATCGCATATCTTCAATCCCTCCCTCCggctgatcttcccaaggaATTTGCAAAGATTGCCTCAACAGAGAGCGATTGTTCAAGCGCGAGGAAGGGTGGTGATCTTGGATGGTTTGGGAGGGGACAAATGCAAAAGCCCTTTGAG GACGCGACGTTTAACACTCCTGTCGGGCAGCTGAGCGGGATTGTCAAGACGGACTCTGGTATCCATGTCATCCTGCGTACTGGATAG
- a CDS encoding beta1-tubulin, putative — protein sequence MREIVHLQTGQCGNQIGAKFWEVVSEEHGIQADGSYKGTTDTQLERINVYYNEAAAGKYVPRAVLIDLEPGTMDSIRGGPLGSLFRPDNFVFGQSGAGNNWAKGHYTEGAELVDSVLDVVRREAEGCDCLQGFQITHSLGGGTGAGMGTLLISKIREEFPDRMMCTFSVVPSPKVSDTVVEPYNATLSVHQLVENSDETFCIDNEALYDICLRTLKLSTPTYGDLNHLVSVVMSGVTTCLRFPGQLNSDLRKLAVNMVPFPRLHFFMVGFAPLTARGSASYRAVTVPELTQQMFDAKNMMAASDPRHGRYLTVACYYRGKVSMKEVEDQIQSVQAKNSAYFVEWIPGNISAAQCDIPPRGLKMSSTFICNSTSIQSLFKRIGEQFSAMYRRKAFVHWYTGEGMDELEFSEAESNLQDLVSEYMQYQEAGADDEIYGDEEIPIEEEEM from the exons A TGCGAGAGATCGTTCACCTTCAAACCGGTCAGTGTGGTAACCAGATCGGTGCCAAATTCTG GGAGGTCGTCTCCGAAGAGCACGGCATCCAGGCCGATGGCTCTTACAAGGGTACCACCGACACCCAGCTCGAGCGCATCAACGTCTACTACAACGAGGCCGCGGCGGGCAAGTATGTTCCTCGAGCCGTCCTCATTGATCTCGAGCCCGGAACTATGGACTCCATCCGGGGTGGCCCTCTTGGTAGCCTTTTCAGGCCCGATAACTT TGTTTTCGGCCAGTCGGGTGCCGGTAACAACTGGGCTAAGGGCCACTACACTGAAGGTGCCGAGCTTGTTGACTCTGTCCTCGATGTTGTCCGACGAGAGGCCGAGGGCTGTGACTGCCTTCAAGGTTTCCAGATCACCCACTCTCTCGGTGGTGGTACCGGTGCCGGTATGGGTACACTTTTGATCTCTAAGATCCGAGAAGAATTCCCCGACCGAATGATGTGCACTTTCTCCGTCGTTCCCTCTCCCAAG GTCTCGGACACCGTCGTTGAGCCTTACAACGCCACTCTTTCCGTCCATCAGCTCGTCGAGAACTCTGACGAGACGTTCTGTATTGACAATGAGGCCCTCTATGACATCTGCTTGCGTACTCTCAAGCTTTCCACCCCTACATATGGTGACTTGAACCACCTCGTCTCCGTTGTTATGTCTGGTGTCACTACATGTCTTCGTTTCCCCGGTCAGCTTAACTCCGACCTTCGAAAATTGGCCGTTAACATGGTGCCTttccctcgtcttcattTCTTCATGGTCGGCTTTGCGCCTCTCACCGCCCGAGGCTCCGCTAGCTACCGTGCCGTCACCGTTCCTGAGCTTACTCAGCAAATGTTTGACGCCAAGAACATGATGGCTGCCTCTGACCCTCGCCATGGC CGATATCTCACTGTCGCCTGCTACTATCGAGGCAAGGTTTCCATgaaggaggttgaagaCCAGATTCAGTCTGTCCAGGCCAAGAACTCCGCTTACTTTGTTGAGTGGATTCCCGGAAACATCTCTGCCGCGCAGTG TGACATCCCTCCTCGCGGTCTCAAGATGTCCTCTACCTTCATTTGCAACTCGACTTCCATCCAGTCGCTTTTCAAGCGTATCGGCGAGCAGTTCTCTGCCATGTACAGGCGAAAGGCTTTCGTGCACTGGTACACTGGAGAGGGTATGGACGAGCTTGAATTC TCTGAAGCCGAATCCAACTTGCAAGACTTGGTATCCGAGTACATGCAGTACCAGGAGGCGGGAGCGGACGACGAAATCTatggtgatgaggagatCCCcattgaggaggaggagatgtaA
- a CDS encoding elongation factor ts (ef-ts), putative encodes MALLSAAPRALRLPRRLPLGAALPALRALATPAAAQKVPVSLIAALRKQHPVPLAQAREALERSGLDLAAALDYLRTSTSASAEKKAAKVSGRDTNEGLIAISLLGGKRVGMIHLACETDFVARNQVFLDTARGVAETTAFLDVPGDHEKPQIASSPYAFDPILDFPTESLLSAPLISLPAADTADGSLSPLPTSEPTTIKQSLLSSLAQTGENLKLLRAVSFAAPFPSTPDVRFVPGGYAHGGITDKEGKVGGIVVLSVTSADPEKPIASIIHGPGGDDLEKAAESLARTVARQVVGFPTKVIDRGDRAVDDEEVLMEQPFMMFNGDSRSVKDVLAEWGKERGVVLRVVGMRRWAVGDEIEIKEKETDA; translated from the coding sequence ATGGCCCTCCTTTCCGCCGCCCCCCGCGCGCTCCGGCTGCCCCGCCGGCTGCCTCTCGGGGCCGCCCTCCCCGCCCTCCGTGCGCTCGCAACTCCGGCCGCCGCGCAAAAGGTGCCCGTCTCTTTGATCGCCGCACTCCGGAAGCAGCACCCCGTCCCCCTCGCCCAGGCCCGCGAGGCTCTCGAGCGCTCCGGCCTCGACCTCGCCGCCGCGCTAGACTATCTccgcacctccacctccgcctccgccgAGAAAAAGGCTGCAAAGGTCTCTGGCAGAGACACGAACGAGGGGCTCATcgccatctccctcctcgGCGGCAAGAGGGTAGGCATGATCCATCTCGCCTGCGAAACAGACTTTGTGGCCAGAAACCAAGTCTTTTTAGACACTGCCAGGGGTGTCGCAGAGACCACCGCCTTCCTCGACGTCCCAGGCGACCATGAGAAGCCGCAGATCGCCTCGTCTCCCTACGCCTTCGACCCTATCCTCGACTTCCCTACAGAATCCCTCTTGTCCGCGcccctcatctcccttcctGCCGCCGACACCGCAGACGGCTCGCTTTCCCCTCTCCCCACCTCTGAGCCTACTACCATCAAGCAGAGCTTGCTTTCTTCCCTTGCACAGACAGGTGAGaacctcaagctcctcaGAGCAGTCTCCTTTGCTGcccccttcccttccacACCCGACGTCAGGTTCGTCCCCGGCGGCTACGCCCATGGCGGCATCACAGAtaaggaaggcaaggtcGGAGGTATCGTCGTCCTTTCTGTGACCAGTGCCGATCCTGAAAAACCCATcgcttccatcatccacggCCCTGGAGGCGATGACCTCGAAAAGGCCGCCGAGTCCCTGGCGCGAACAGTTGCCAGGCAGGTCGTCGGTTTCCCCACAAAAGTTATTGACAGGGGCGATAGGGCGGtagacgacgaagaagttTTGATGGAACAGCCCTTCATGATGTTCAATGGCGATTCTAGAAGTGTAAAGGATGTTTTGGCTGAATGGGGCAAGGAAAGGGGCGTCGTGCTCAGAGTCGTTGGCATGAGGAGATGGGCAGTTGGAGACGAAATCGAgatcaaggaaaaggagacaGATGCTTAG
- a CDS encoding long-chain acyl-CoA synthetase, putative — translation MTSLNSFPLLERIIARAQSAPASEAIVDVPHSLTVTYSELCGDILSLGSILTSFLSVPETRVVVLCDKGYLVPLSMLSIWTAGGLSVPVLPSLPLPEQAYMATNSDASLVICDANNKPRADELKADMEKEGIKTTVLEISLNGVRKAAYDKSGVETLSKMSELHSERRAMMLFTSGTTGRPKGVVTRHSALGAQVSAVVQFWRWTSTDNLLHILPLNHLHGIVVALLPALWAGATVELWEKFDARGIWMRWINNEGKTPITMFFGVPTLYSRLIQSHPMLPKELQPIASEASSKLRLQVSGSAPLPESIKKTWEKEGGIGGGQVLLERYGMTETGIIASTGWENDKRVKGHVGYALPGTGIRLWNEDLNQSITAFDTQGEIQVRGPSITTEYWRLPEATAKEFVDGWFKTGDIGVWSSDTAAQNQLKVLGRKSTDIIKSGGEKISAVEIERAILELPGMKDCAVMGVEDEEWGQIVSVCLVTSRPSVTVNEIRNELRSVLAPYKLPKLLKLYEGEIPRNNMGKVNKKKLVLEAFPK, via the exons ATGACTTCTCTCAACTCCTTTCCTCTACTCGAGCGCATAATTGCTCGTGCTCAGTCCGCCCCTGCATCCGAGGCCATTGTGGATGTCCCCCATTCTCTCACCGTCACATATTCGGAACTATGTGGCGatatcctctctctcgGCTCTATCCTTACGTCTTTTCTCTCGGTGCCCGAAACTCGAGTCGTCGTTCTTTGCGACAAGGGCTACCTTGTTCCCCTCAGCATGTTGTCCATATGGACAGCAGGAGGACTGAGCGTCCCAGTTCTaccttctttgcctcttcCAGAGCAAGCTTACATGGCGACTAATAGCGACGCTAGCCTTGTCATTTGTGATGCTAATAATAAACCCCGCGCGGATGAGCTCAAGGCAGAtatggagaaagagggcATAAAGACAACGGTACTTGAGATCAGTTTGAATGGGGTGAGAAAGGCAGCTTACGACAAAAGTGGTGTTGAAACCCTCAGCAAGATGTCAGAACTCCATAGCGAGAGAAGGGCCATGATGCTCTTTACTAGTGGTACT ACCGGTCGACCTAAAGGCGTAGTCACACGACACTCGGCTCTCGGGGCCCAGGTATCTGCCGTTGTCCAGTTCTGGCGCTGGACCTCGACCGATAACCTCCTTCACATCTTACCGCTCAACCATTTGCACGGCATTGTcgttgctcttcttcccgcCCTCTGGGCCGGGGCGACCGTTGAGCTCTGGGAAAAGTTTGACGCTCGAGGCAtttggatgagatggattAATAATGAGGGTAAAACCCCTATAACTATGTTCTTTGGTGTTCCTACACTCTACTCTCGATTAATCCAGTCTCATCCCATGCTGCCCAAGGAGCTTCAGCCGATTGCTTCGGAGGCTTCATCCAAGTTGCGTCTGCAAGTTTCAGGCTCTGCTCCCCTCCCTGAAAGCATTAAAAAAAcgtgggaaaaggagggaggtATTGGAGGCGGACAAGTATTGTTGGAGCGATACGGAATGACAGAAACAGGCATAATTGCTAGCACCGGCTGGGAGAATGACAAGAGAGTGAAA GGACATGTCGGTTACGCTCTTCCTGGAACCGGAATTCGACTATGGAATGAAGACTTGAATCAGTCCATCACTGCCTTCGACACTCAAGGTGAAATTCAAGTGCGTGGTCCATCCATCACAACAGAGTACTGGCGCCTTCCTGAGGCCACAGCCAAAGAATTTGTGGACGGCTGGTTCAAAACTGGTGATATTGGTGTGTGGTCTTCAGATACTGCAGCTCAGAATCAATTGAAGGTGCtagggaggaagagcacCGACATCATCAAAAGTGGCGGAGAGAAAATTAGTGCGGTGGAGATTGAAAGAGCCATCTTGGAACTCCCCGGTATGAAAGATTGCGCAGTCATGGGTgttgaagacgaggaatgGGGTCAGATC GTTTCGGTATGTTTGGTAACCTCCCGTCCGAGCGTGACAGTCAATGAGATTCGAAACGAGCTTCGAAGCGTCCTTGCGCCGTACAAGCTCCCAAAGTTGCTCAAGCTTTACGAGGGTGAAATCCCGCGAAAT AACATGGGAAAGGTAAataagaagaagcttgTTTTGGAGGCCTTCCCTAAATGA